The Raphanus sativus cultivar WK10039 chromosome 2, ASM80110v3, whole genome shotgun sequence genome includes a region encoding these proteins:
- the LOC108825622 gene encoding organic cation/carnitine transporter 1-like gives MKPSEQETPKLVDISPNISNDSSASEKGEATSQQQSNNGYALTVDEVIEQHIGALGFAQIVHALLVSIAWTFDAQFTLISIFSDAKPAVMLLATGAIVEGSMLCGLSTGEWKWAGGKSDTIVSEWNLICQHKFLVALPSTLFFIGSLFGSGVYGYLADSWFGRKKTLFISCLFTFVTALAISFSPNIWVYAFLRFANGFFKSGISSCCIVLATEVVGKKWRGQVGQYGFFFFTLGFLSLPLMGYLERKSWRNLYRITSLLPLGYAVFLLPFAYESPRWLLVKGRNKEAMVVLKKLARRNGKQLPADLSLINPIQGRDDITSSSSENFWKTKWAVKRIVMVMMAGFGTGFVYYGIQLNAENLNFNLYLTVAVNALMEFPAVFIGSFLLGVMNRRPLFSNSSYLAGVCCLLCAVLSLHRVTRALPVSKWLQLAVEAVGFMASSLAYDVLYVYGVELFPTNVRNFAVALLCQAFMLGGSAAPLLVALGRENAMMSFIVFGVASVLTGLVSLWLRETRNAPLYETLTQQGKAEEMENETEHS, from the exons atgaaACCTTCTGAGCAAGAAACTCCGAAGCTTGTTGACATATCACCAAACATATCGAATGATTCATCAGCATCCGAGAAAGGAGAAGCAACAAGCCAACAACAATCCAACAATGGTTACGCACTCACAGTTGACGAGGTGATCGAACAACACATTGGAGCGCTTGGTTTTGCTCAGATCGTGCATGCTCTCTTGGTCTCTATTGCTTGGACCTTTGATGCTCAGTTCACCCTTATATCCATTTTCTCTGACGCTAAGCCCGCTGTGATGCTTCTTGCAACGGGAGCCATCGTTGAGGGCTCAATGTTGTGTGGACTGTCCACCGGAGAATGGAAATGGGCCGGAGGAAAGAGCGACACTATTGTTTCAGAGTGGAATCTCATATGTCAACATAAGTTTCTTGTTGCTCTACCATCCACTCTGTTCTTCATCGGATCTCTTTTCG GTTCTGGAGTTTATGGATATCTTGCTGATTCATGGTTTGGTCGGAAAAAGACACTATTTATCTCTTGTCTATTTACGTTTGTCACGGCTTTAGCGATCTCCTTTTCTCCAAACATATGGGTTTACGCGTTCTTGCGTTTCGCAAACGGGTTCTTTAAATCAGGAATTAGTTCTTGCTGTATCGTGCTCGCCACCGAGGTAGTAGGAAAAAAGTGGCGTGGGCAAGTAGGGCAATacggtttcttcttcttcacgttAGGGTTTCTATCTCTGCCGCTCATGGGTTACTTGGAGAGAAAGTCATGGAGAAACCTTTACAGAATCACATCCCTTCTTCCTCTTGGATACGCTGTTTTTCTCTTGCCCTTTGCCTACGAGTCCCCACGATGGCTTCTCGTCAAAGGACGCAACAAAGAAGCCATGGTGGTCTTGAAGAAACTCGCGAGGCGCAATGGGAAACAACTTCCAGCTGATCTAAGCCTTATCAATCCGATTCAAGGACGAGATGATATAACTTCGTCGTCATCAGAGAACTTCTGGAAGACGAAATGGGCAGTGAAGAGGATTGTAATGGTGATGATGGCTGGATTTGGCACTGGTTTTGTTTACTATGGAATCCAACTAAACGCTGAGAATCTCAACTTCAATCTTTACCTAACCGTTGCGGTGAACGCTCTGATGGAGTTTCCAGCGGTTTTCATCGGAAGCTTCCTCTTAGGGGTCATGAACCGTCGTCCTTTGTTCTCCAACTCATCATACCTAGCTGGAGTCTGTTGCTTACTCTGCGCGGTTCTCTCGCTTCACCGCGTGACCCGTGCACTACCTGTTTCCAAATGGCTGCAGCTAGCAGTTGAGGCTGTTGGGTTCATGGCGTCCTCATTGGCGTACGATGTCTTGTATGTCTATGGCGTCGAGCTGTTCCCGACAAACGTGAGGAACTTTGCGGTTGCGCTCTTGTGTCAAGCGTTCATGCTAGGAGGATCTGCGGCCCCGTTGCTAGTTGCATTGGGGAGAGAAAACGCCATGATGTCTTTCATTGTGTTTGGCGTTGCGTCTGTGTTGACTGGCTTGGTGAGTCTTTGGCTAAGGGAAACGCGAAACGCTCCACTTTATGAAACACTGACGCAGCAGGGGAAGGCTGAAGAGATGGAAAACGAAACAGAACACTCTTGA